One genomic region from Candidatus Xiphinematobacter sp. encodes:
- the rho gene encoding transcription termination factor Rho, producing the protein MVKAKLPPGRESPLYAPCQKREGVLSLDFLQKKSLQELIDLARRRNIRMRPEVSRHYLVLDLVRSALAVQEIVAGGGMLEISGTHGVLRSSLFNFKPNVEDVQIPATIIRQFSLKPGLEIHGSICTAMDRGGGLVLKSVHTIEGVEATNWTAAKDFEQLTPIFPQRRLVLENRAYPSIAVRAVDIIAPLGRGQRGLIVSPPRAGKTMLMRDIARAIIANHCDVHLILLLVDERPEEVTDLRRDVRAEVISSTFDEPITRHVQVCELVAERAKRLVELGKDVVILLDSITRMARGYNNLRPKKDRTMSGGVASKALTRPRKFFSAARNIEEGGSLTILATALIDTQSRMDDLIFEEFKGTGNMEVHLDRTIAEQRIFPALHIVKSSTRREELLYHPDEYQRVLLLRRQLSGLPAAEAMQIFAANLETTRTNAELLLVGLRGI; encoded by the coding sequence ATGGTTAAAGCGAAACTCCCTCCAGGACGCGAATCGCCACTGTACGCACCCTGCCAAAAACGAGAAGGAGTCCTTTCGCTAGATTTCCTGCAGAAGAAGTCTCTACAGGAGCTAATAGACTTAGCGAGAAGGAGAAATATCCGCATGCGGCCAGAGGTGTCCAGGCATTACCTGGTCTTAGATCTTGTCCGTTCGGCTCTCGCTGTCCAAGAGATAGTGGCAGGGGGAGGGATGTTGGAAATAAGTGGAACCCACGGTGTTTTGCGGTCATCACTTTTCAACTTTAAGCCGAATGTGGAGGATGTCCAAATTCCCGCTACAATTATCCGGCAATTTTCGCTCAAGCCTGGCCTAGAAATTCATGGTAGTATTTGTACGGCAATGGATAGAGGGGGTGGCTTAGTCCTTAAGTCCGTGCATACCATCGAAGGGGTTGAGGCTACCAATTGGACGGCTGCGAAGGACTTCGAGCAGTTGACCCCTATTTTCCCACAACGGCGCCTTGTTCTGGAGAACAGAGCATATCCCTCCATTGCTGTCCGAGCTGTGGACATTATTGCCCCGCTTGGGAGGGGGCAGCGCGGACTAATTGTTTCCCCGCCAAGGGCAGGGAAAACCATGCTCATGCGAGACATTGCACGAGCAATTATTGCCAACCACTGTGATGTGCACCTCATTCTCCTCCTCGTTGATGAGCGACCAGAGGAAGTCACTGATCTAAGAAGAGATGTGCGAGCTGAAGTTATCAGTTCCACTTTTGATGAACCGATTACTCGCCATGTTCAGGTTTGCGAACTAGTTGCTGAAAGGGCTAAGCGCCTTGTAGAACTAGGAAAGGATGTTGTGATCCTCCTGGACAGTATTACGCGGATGGCTCGCGGCTATAACAATCTAAGACCAAAGAAAGATCGGACGATGAGTGGCGGCGTTGCTTCTAAAGCTCTCACCCGACCCAGAAAGTTTTTTAGTGCTGCAAGAAATATTGAAGAAGGGGGAAGCTTAACTATTCTTGCCACGGCTCTCATCGATACCCAAAGCCGCATGGATGACCTTATCTTCGAGGAATTTAAGGGCACTGGAAATATGGAAGTGCACTTGGATCGTACCATTGCTGAACAGCGCATCTTTCCCGCTCTCCATATTGTTAAATCGAGTACCCGTAGGGAGGAGTTGCTCTATCATCCAGATGAGTATCAGCGTGTGCTTCTTCTTAGAAGGCAACTCTCCGGCCTACCTGCAGCAGAAGCCATGCAAATTTTCGCTGCCAATCTTGAGACTACACGTACAAATGCCGAGTTATTACTAGTCGGGCTACGCGGTATTTAA
- the priA gene encoding primosomal protein N' has product MPVVAKVVVGRSTGRALDYLVPRLLQIQVRAGTRVLVPLRTRVVQGIVIDISSSPGNESEKGLRAICEVSDAPSIQPVLISLAHWMAKYYCCSLGAALRCVLPSVLRKAQVRTLPRRGCYIFRSAREIDANERSLLEEKAPCQARLLLSLQHPERKLTLADAEKRVKRTSTLAHGTSTLAHGLERRGLVCIEKEQVYRHSHGKELCSQNRASELSAEQKTALREVAACIRDPEHSRPILLYGATGASKTEVYLGAIEETLRLGRTAMVLVPEISLTPQISEQLRSHFPSIQDQVIVLHSHLSRGIRVDAWQKIHSKQVRVVIGARSAVFSPINDLGLIIVDDEHEAAYKQEESPKYHARDIAVLRASQEKCAILLGSATPSLESFLNTRNGKYHLLRLGSHIDSCSLPVMRILDLRQLRRLGGRRQPILSEPLCSAIQERLNRREQTILFLNRRGFSTAMICTICGHVCQCPNCSLSMTYHHTGRLICHLCSHTVPSPSKCPSCRDSSIRHTGIGTQKIEEISRQLFPTARIVRVDADSMTRKNAYEEVLELFKLGQIDLLIGTQIIAKGLHFPNVTLVGVVNADFSLHITDFRAGERTFQLLTRIASSIRRGAIRGEVLIQTFTPFSPYIKFACQRNYEGFFEQEIRFRRYCGHPPFSHLILLTLRSSSREHADSLAKKVAHELAATLPPTVRIGEAVPAPLQRVKGKFRFHLAIRAKGISVVARALRMTLDKLSIPSDVALSVDVDPHQLL; this is encoded by the coding sequence ATGCCCGTGGTTGCCAAAGTTGTGGTAGGTCGGTCCACAGGAAGGGCGCTAGACTACCTCGTCCCAAGACTGCTACAAATTCAGGTGAGGGCGGGAACACGCGTCCTTGTCCCCCTTCGTACGCGTGTCGTTCAAGGGATCGTTATTGATATTTCTAGCTCCCCTGGAAACGAGTCGGAGAAGGGGTTGCGTGCTATCTGTGAAGTAAGCGACGCCCCCTCAATTCAACCCGTTCTAATCAGTCTGGCGCATTGGATGGCCAAGTACTACTGTTGCTCCTTGGGAGCAGCACTACGATGTGTGTTGCCATCTGTCTTGCGTAAGGCGCAGGTGCGGACGCTACCCAGAAGGGGATGCTATATTTTCAGGTCGGCGCGCGAGATAGATGCTAATGAACGCTCTCTCCTAGAGGAGAAAGCCCCTTGCCAGGCACGGTTGCTACTCAGTCTACAGCATCCAGAGAGAAAACTGACACTTGCCGATGCGGAAAAAAGGGTGAAACGAACCAGTACGTTGGCTCATGGCACCAGTACGTTGGCTCATGGCTTAGAGCGGCGCGGACTAGTCTGCATTGAGAAGGAACAGGTGTACCGACATTCCCACGGTAAAGAGCTTTGCTCACAAAACAGGGCATCCGAGTTAAGTGCAGAACAAAAGACAGCTTTACGGGAAGTGGCTGCATGCATCCGAGACCCCGAACATTCCAGGCCGATACTTTTATACGGAGCAACCGGAGCCAGCAAAACTGAGGTTTACCTGGGTGCAATTGAGGAAACCCTACGCCTTGGTCGTACCGCGATGGTGCTTGTGCCGGAAATTTCATTAACCCCTCAAATATCGGAGCAGCTTAGATCCCATTTTCCCTCTATTCAAGATCAGGTAATAGTCTTGCACAGTCACCTCTCCAGAGGTATCCGCGTCGATGCGTGGCAGAAAATCCATTCTAAACAGGTCCGAGTTGTGATTGGGGCACGCAGTGCCGTTTTTTCCCCGATAAATGACCTTGGTCTAATCATTGTAGATGATGAACATGAAGCTGCTTACAAGCAGGAGGAATCTCCTAAATATCACGCAAGAGATATAGCTGTTTTGAGAGCCAGCCAGGAGAAATGTGCCATTCTGTTGGGCAGTGCTACCCCTTCACTAGAAAGCTTCCTCAACACACGTAACGGCAAGTACCATCTCCTTCGATTAGGGAGTCATATAGACAGCTGTTCTTTGCCTGTTATGCGCATTCTAGATCTCCGACAACTAAGACGCTTAGGGGGGCGGCGGCAGCCTATTCTCAGCGAACCACTATGCTCAGCTATTCAAGAGCGTTTAAATCGCCGTGAGCAGACCATTCTATTCCTTAATCGTCGTGGATTTTCCACTGCAATGATTTGCACTATCTGCGGCCATGTTTGCCAGTGCCCTAATTGTAGTCTCTCCATGACCTATCATCACACGGGGAGACTAATTTGCCACCTTTGCAGCCACACAGTTCCATCTCCCTCAAAGTGCCCGTCTTGTAGAGATTCTTCCATTCGTCATACGGGAATAGGCACACAAAAAATCGAGGAAATTTCCAGACAGCTCTTTCCTACCGCTCGTATTGTGAGGGTAGATGCCGACTCTATGACGCGGAAGAATGCTTATGAAGAAGTGTTAGAGCTCTTCAAACTCGGCCAGATTGACCTATTGATTGGTACACAGATAATCGCTAAAGGCCTTCATTTTCCCAACGTAACTCTTGTTGGCGTTGTAAACGCTGACTTCAGTCTTCATATAACGGACTTTCGCGCAGGAGAACGAACTTTCCAGCTCCTTACCCGGATAGCCAGCAGTATTAGAAGAGGAGCGATACGGGGAGAGGTTCTCATACAAACATTCACCCCATTTAGCCCTTATATCAAATTTGCCTGTCAACGAAATTATGAGGGCTTTTTCGAGCAAGAGATACGATTTAGACGGTACTGTGGACATCCCCCATTTTCCCATCTCATTCTCCTCACATTACGTTCCAGCTCGCGAGAGCATGCCGATTCTCTTGCCAAGAAAGTGGCTCATGAATTAGCTGCGACGCTACCGCCCACAGTTAGAATAGGTGAAGCTGTACCGGCTCCCCTGCAAAGAGTGAAAGGAAAATTCCGATTCCACCTTGCAATTCGCGCCAAAGGGATTTCCGTAGTTGCACGAGCCTTAAGGATGACTTTGGATAAGTTATCCATCCCATCGGATGTGGCTCTTTCTGTAGATGTAGATCCCCACCAACTCCTTTAA
- the coaE gene encoding dephospho-CoA kinase (Dephospho-CoA kinase (CoaE) performs the final step in coenzyme A biosynthesis.) translates to MQYLGVDGTACLLSVPNDCDAFNLTSLCLTGLLQRKLIESLEPFGCHLPRNTIPSHAMCTAPIVAITGGIASGKTSFRRHLSIFLEDTEWFDADACASRLLNGSREVRAEVEKVLGREIYVGGKLDRAQARLRIFFDPCCRAQLERVLHPRVRGIWMAQVVRSKVLGRKLLAELPLLYETGWETSCDFIMVIACSFATQLRRLASRGICDSLARKMIAVQLPAEEKVRRAHEVVWNDGPPRLLTEQARVTAGYLTKRYG, encoded by the coding sequence ATGCAGTACTTAGGTGTCGATGGTACCGCGTGCTTGCTTTCTGTCCCCAATGATTGTGACGCATTCAACCTAACTTCTCTTTGCCTCACGGGTCTGCTCCAGAGAAAGCTCATAGAGAGCCTAGAGCCTTTCGGCTGTCATTTGCCACGCAATACAATCCCTTCACACGCAATGTGCACTGCACCTATTGTTGCTATTACTGGAGGTATTGCTTCAGGAAAAACCTCTTTCCGTCGACATCTCTCTATTTTTTTGGAAGATACCGAATGGTTTGATGCAGACGCTTGTGCCTCGAGGTTGTTGAATGGATCAAGGGAAGTGCGGGCGGAAGTTGAAAAGGTACTTGGAAGAGAGATATATGTAGGAGGAAAATTAGACCGTGCACAGGCGCGCCTTCGAATTTTTTTTGATCCTTGTTGTCGAGCGCAGTTAGAACGTGTTCTTCATCCCCGCGTAAGGGGGATATGGATGGCGCAGGTGGTCCGTTCTAAAGTACTGGGCCGCAAACTTTTAGCAGAGCTTCCTCTGCTCTACGAGACAGGTTGGGAGACATCTTGCGACTTTATCATGGTGATAGCCTGCTCTTTTGCTACACAACTGCGGCGCCTAGCCTCGCGAGGTATCTGCGATTCGCTTGCCCGCAAGATGATTGCCGTGCAGCTTCCAGCAGAAGAAAAGGTGCGCCGTGCACATGAGGTAGTATGGAATGATGGGCCACCCAGATTACTTACCGAACAAGCCCGTGTGACAGCTGGCTATCTAACTAAACGCTATGGTTAA
- the ilvB gene encoding biosynthetic-type acetolactate synthase large subunit — protein sequence MDSPTPHPHVSGIPVCERSISSGEANGAEILVSCLEREGVEVIFAYPGGASMVIHQALTQSRKIRVVLPRHEQGGIFAAEGYARASGRVGVCMATSGPGATNLVTGIADAFMDSIPLVAITGQVPQSMIGRGAFQETDIVGMTLPVVKHSYLLCNIQDIPGTVQEAFYIAQSGRPGPVLIDIPKNIQTQRASPKYPYPREIHLRGYNPVVQIEDQVLYEVIQLIERAKCPMIYCGGGVVSGNASQELFEFVERTQIPVATTLMGIGCFPETHPLSLKWLGMHGTVYANNAVNEADLLLAIGVRFDDRVTGKFEEFCKHGTIVHIDIDRSEINKNRTVQVAILSDLKYALSRANYLLSQMGSSRITAGFDRFAQWYERIGTWKKQFPLTFKDTDDLIQPQYVIRLLDELTHGEAILTTGVGQHQMWAAQHYQFTCPRTFLTSAGLGAMGFGYPAAMGAKIARPGKQVIDIDGDGSLLMNIQELATAHIEGIAAKIVILNNQHLGMVVQWEDRFHSSNRAHTFLGDPKDLKRIYPDYVTICKGFGVQAERVCHKCDLRAAIQRLLDSKEAYVLDVMVPYTEHVLPMIPAGMTYRDVLTE from the coding sequence ATGGATTCCCCTACCCCTCATCCCCATGTTTCCGGCATACCTGTATGCGAGCGTTCGATTTCTAGCGGGGAGGCAAATGGGGCTGAAATACTTGTTAGCTGCTTGGAAAGAGAGGGGGTGGAAGTTATTTTCGCCTATCCGGGCGGCGCTTCCATGGTCATTCACCAGGCGCTGACGCAGTCTCGAAAAATTCGAGTGGTTCTCCCACGTCATGAACAGGGAGGTATATTTGCAGCGGAGGGATACGCTAGGGCAAGTGGACGAGTTGGAGTTTGTATGGCTACCTCTGGCCCAGGGGCTACAAATCTAGTTACTGGCATTGCCGACGCGTTCATGGATTCAATTCCACTAGTGGCCATTACAGGTCAAGTCCCTCAGTCGATGATTGGACGCGGCGCTTTTCAGGAAACGGACATCGTCGGAATGACACTGCCAGTAGTGAAGCATAGCTACCTGCTCTGCAATATCCAGGACATTCCTGGAACGGTGCAAGAGGCTTTCTATATCGCCCAGTCTGGACGTCCCGGGCCAGTACTAATCGATATCCCAAAAAATATTCAGACTCAAAGGGCCTCTCCAAAGTATCCGTATCCGAGAGAGATCCACCTGCGCGGGTATAATCCGGTTGTGCAAATTGAGGACCAGGTTCTCTATGAGGTAATCCAACTAATTGAGCGGGCTAAATGCCCAATGATCTACTGTGGGGGTGGGGTAGTTTCTGGTAATGCCAGTCAGGAACTGTTTGAATTCGTCGAGCGTACGCAGATCCCAGTTGCAACTACCCTTATGGGTATCGGCTGCTTCCCAGAAACTCATCCTCTTTCCCTCAAGTGGCTTGGCATGCATGGTACAGTTTATGCTAACAACGCGGTAAACGAAGCTGACCTTCTTCTGGCAATCGGAGTTCGATTCGACGACCGCGTTACGGGCAAGTTTGAGGAGTTTTGTAAGCATGGCACGATCGTCCACATTGACATTGACCGCTCCGAAATTAACAAAAATCGGACGGTACAAGTTGCTATCCTCAGCGATTTAAAGTACGCCCTATCCAGGGCAAACTACCTCTTGTCCCAGATGGGAAGCAGTCGAATTACCGCGGGTTTCGACCGTTTCGCGCAATGGTATGAACGGATTGGAACATGGAAGAAGCAGTTTCCACTTACATTCAAGGATACTGATGATCTGATTCAGCCTCAGTACGTCATCCGTTTGCTCGATGAGTTAACTCATGGCGAGGCTATTCTTACCACAGGGGTAGGGCAACATCAGATGTGGGCCGCCCAGCACTACCAGTTCACTTGTCCACGTACCTTTCTAACCTCAGCTGGTCTCGGCGCCATGGGGTTTGGCTATCCAGCTGCTATGGGTGCCAAAATTGCCCGCCCAGGCAAACAGGTAATTGACATCGATGGTGATGGATCACTCCTAATGAACATCCAGGAATTAGCCACTGCCCACATCGAAGGAATTGCTGCTAAAATTGTCATCCTTAATAACCAGCATTTAGGCATGGTAGTCCAGTGGGAGGATCGTTTTCACAGCAGCAACCGCGCTCATACCTTCCTTGGTGATCCTAAAGACCTTAAACGCATCTATCCTGACTATGTGACAATTTGTAAAGGATTTGGGGTGCAGGCGGAGCGTGTTTGTCACAAATGCGATCTTCGTGCTGCCATTCAACGCTTACTGGACAGTAAAGAGGCTTACGTGTTGGATGTCATGGTACCGTATACAGAACATGTGCTCCCAATGATTCCTGCGGGTATGACTTATAGGGACGTCTTAACTGAATAG
- a CDS encoding NUDIX domain-containing protein: MQYLYRANVALILENADGQVLIGERGDIAESWQFPQGGVRRGESLEEALYREVKEEIFLLPHHYRIYQSNGPYQYHFPKVRRKGEVIGQRQHYFRALLLSGRVPLKMRDTSDEFRSLRWISPDEFQLKWLHPMKWEVYTQVFQDFFSMKIS; encoded by the coding sequence ATGCAATACCTTTATCGAGCTAACGTGGCCCTCATTTTAGAAAATGCTGATGGCCAAGTCCTCATTGGCGAGCGAGGTGATATAGCTGAGAGCTGGCAGTTTCCCCAGGGTGGGGTTCGTCGTGGGGAAAGTTTGGAAGAGGCGCTCTACCGCGAGGTCAAAGAGGAAATTTTCCTCCTCCCGCATCATTATCGAATCTATCAGTCAAACGGTCCTTATCAGTACCACTTTCCCAAAGTACGGAGGAAGGGTGAGGTCATTGGCCAGCGACAGCACTACTTTCGCGCCCTGCTTCTCTCTGGGAGGGTTCCTTTGAAAATGAGAGATACTTCAGATGAATTCCGTTCTTTACGTTGGATTAGTCCAGATGAATTTCAACTAAAGTGGCTGCATCCAATGAAATGGGAGGTATACACGCAGGTTTTTCAAGACTTTTTTAGTATGAAAATCTCCTGA